Proteins encoded in a region of the Candidatus Neomarinimicrobiota bacterium genome:
- a CDS encoding heme-copper oxidase subunit III — translation MSESTAVSATTESFETPLTPESLGKLGMWIFLAGDAMSFGTLLVGYAALRAASYDWPLPSEVLGIGMTAFMTFLLIVSSLTMVKGLSAIKRGDIAGLTKFLSLTILGGVIFLGLQAYEWTHLIHQGLGFSENPWGSGLFGTTFFSITGFHGMHVTGGVTYLSVVLINARKGKFSAENFNGVELVGLYWHFVDLVWILVFTFIYLI, via the coding sequence TTGAGTGAATCTACCGCCGTTAGCGCGACAACCGAATCTTTTGAAACTCCTCTTACTCCGGAGAGCTTGGGAAAACTCGGAATGTGGATATTCCTCGCCGGTGATGCAATGTCCTTCGGGACGCTGCTCGTAGGTTACGCAGCTCTGCGGGCGGCAAGCTACGATTGGCCCCTGCCGTCGGAGGTACTTGGAATCGGCATGACGGCATTCATGACATTTTTGCTGATAGTCAGCAGCCTGACCATGGTGAAGGGTTTATCAGCCATTAAGAGGGGTGACATCGCCGGTCTTACGAAATTTCTCTCTCTTACCATTCTCGGAGGAGTTATTTTTCTCGGGCTTCAAGCTTATGAGTGGACACATCTGATTCATCAAGGGCTTGGATTTTCAGAAAACCCATGGGGCAGCGGACTCTTTGGTACCACTTTCTTTTCGATTACCGGTTTCCACGGCATGCACGTTACAGGCGGTGTAACTTATCTGTCTGTTGTTCTGATCAACGCTCGTAAGGGAAAGTTTTCAGCGGAGAACTTCAACGGCGTAGAATTGGTGGGGCTTTATTGGCACTTCGTCGACCTCGTCTGGATACTCGTATTCACGTTCATATACCTAATATAA
- a CDS encoding cytochrome C oxidase subunit IV family protein, which translates to MTSDSHSEPNYMKVFWWLLFLTILEIIIAVIPNGPLYSNLFQGFLLITTAVAKASLVALYFMHLKFEKRILGAIAFSPLILMAIALTLLLNDIRVPEPKAGEMSRSNIESMMEE; encoded by the coding sequence ATGACTTCGGATTCACATTCAGAACCTAATTATATGAAGGTATTCTGGTGGCTTCTCTTCCTTACTATACTCGAGATTATTATCGCCGTGATCCCGAACGGTCCCCTTTATTCAAATCTGTTCCAGGGATTTTTACTGATAACCACTGCCGTTGCAAAAGCCTCTTTGGTGGCGCTCTATTTCATGCATTTGAAATTTGAGAAACGCATACTCGGCGCGATTGCATTTTCACCTCTTATATTGATGGCTATCGCATTGACGCTGCTGCTTAACGATATCAGGGTTCCGGAACCGAAAGCGGGAGAGATGTCGCGTTCCAACATCGAAAGTATGATGGAGGAATAA
- a CDS encoding DUF420 domain-containing protein → MDYSLLPTINAILNATSGALVLLGYRNIRRGKDAIHKKFMLTAIGVSALFLASYLIYHWEVGSIKFQGEGIIRIIYFSILISHTILAVVIVPMVLRTVYLALKGQFSKHRKIAKLTFPIWVYVSATGVIVYLMLYQL, encoded by the coding sequence ATGGACTACTCTCTACTTCCGACCATTAATGCGATCTTGAACGCCACCAGCGGCGCTCTGGTTCTTCTCGGTTACCGAAATATCAGACGCGGTAAGGACGCTATACACAAAAAATTCATGCTCACCGCTATCGGGGTCTCCGCTTTATTTCTTGCCTCTTACCTAATTTATCACTGGGAAGTCGGCTCCATAAAGTTTCAGGGAGAGGGGATCATCAGAATCATATATTTCAGCATACTGATCTCTCACACGATTTTGGCTGTGGTTATCGTGCCTATGGTGCTCCGCACTGTATATTTAGCGCTTAAAGGTCAGTTTTCAAAACACCGGAAAATAGCGAAACTAACCTTTCCGATTTGGGTGTACGTATCCGCCACGGGCGTCATCGTTTATCTCATGCTTTATCAGCTCTGA
- a CDS encoding phenylacetate-CoA oxygenase subunit PaaI: MVDKRKDSLPAAVKDEFKALLLGISDTKLLLGYHFGEWTFRTPTLEAGIATCNFAQDELGHVRLLHGLLKNYSGENDATLIHDRPPEKYNAVVSLNIDISSWIELISLSAVIDSGLTLLLESMSDSSFRPLRERVEKILQEEKFHSDYTHAWVVSLAADGNGSADMVGEVFRKAVPAYTSWLSDLTDSALVEEGILNMPIKETLAKTFENVNSLAQHSGLNLPNSKEMELEESKEYPRYPDEAIIYSLRGEKNEVFRV, encoded by the coding sequence TTGGTTGATAAAAGAAAAGATTCTCTTCCGGCCGCTGTCAAAGATGAATTCAAAGCGCTGCTACTGGGGATATCCGATACAAAGCTGCTGTTAGGTTATCATTTCGGGGAATGGACTTTCCGTACCCCGACACTTGAGGCGGGTATTGCTACGTGTAATTTTGCGCAGGACGAGCTCGGTCATGTCCGGCTACTTCACGGACTGTTAAAAAACTATTCAGGCGAAAACGACGCGACGCTTATCCATGATCGTCCGCCGGAAAAATACAACGCAGTGGTCAGCTTGAATATTGATATATCAAGCTGGATCGAGCTGATTTCGCTCTCTGCCGTAATCGATTCGGGGCTGACTCTGTTATTGGAATCGATGAGCGATTCGAGTTTTCGCCCCTTGAGAGAAAGAGTCGAGAAAATCCTTCAGGAAGAAAAGTTTCATTCCGACTATACACACGCATGGGTCGTTTCTCTTGCAGCCGATGGCAATGGCAGCGCTGATATGGTTGGTGAGGTCTTCCGAAAAGCTGTTCCCGCTTATACCTCCTGGCTTAGTGATCTGACCGATTCGGCGCTCGTTGAAGAGGGTATTTTGAATATGCCGATCAAAGAGACCCTTGCAAAAACATTCGAAAACGTAAATTCCCTTGCTCAACATTCCGGATTGAACCTTCCAAATTCCAAAGAGATGGAGCTTGAGGAATCTAAGGAGTATCCCCGTTATCCGGATGAGGCAATCATTTATTCGCTCCGCGGAGAAAAGAATGAGGTGTTCAGAGTTTGA
- a CDS encoding metal-sulfur cluster assembly factor, translating to MELAGVTKEQVYAALKEVNDPELPISLVDLGLIYGVEVDNGNVDITMTLTASGCPAIDMIKEDILEKLAGTKGVDSVNIEVVWSPAWTKEMLTDDGVYALKALGIAV from the coding sequence ATTGAATTGGCTGGCGTAACTAAAGAACAGGTCTATGCTGCGCTAAAAGAGGTCAATGATCCGGAGCTTCCCATAAGCCTTGTGGATTTGGGGTTGATCTACGGAGTGGAAGTTGATAACGGGAATGTGGATATCACAATGACGCTTACCGCAAGCGGATGCCCGGCGATAGATATGATAAAAGAAGATATTTTAGAGAAGCTGGCAGGAACGAAAGGGGTTGATTCTGTCAACATAGAAGTAGTCTGGTCGCCGGCGTGGACAAAGGAGATGCTGACCGACGACGGTGTTTACGCCCTAAAAGCGTTAGGGATAGCAGTCTAA
- a CDS encoding phenylacetate-CoA oxygenase subunit PaaI yields MVESEEEMTPGYKKALTVILTVQGDTELMSAPAYYLAAKDAPNINSRIAVSAIIQDELGHANIAYRLLEDIGVDKRQLVYGREPNQFKNPYGFDQPLENWAEMVVANGFFDRAGITLLADIHDHTSYGPWKRALVKVGKEELLHLRHGETWMKRLSRAGGEPKNGLQRAVDWMFPMTLEWFGLPDDLKRHNDQLEFKLKGYTNDELRQIWMRKTVPLCEGIGIDVPAHYNKKSDSYDIEYEFPIEFDPDDKKWLFDEHITWEKVFERWRGRGPYNERFVEMIQGDKNSPFSGLNWLA; encoded by the coding sequence ATGGTTGAATCCGAGGAGGAGATGACTCCCGGCTACAAGAAGGCTCTGACGGTTATCCTGACGGTGCAGGGCGACACGGAACTGATGAGCGCGCCGGCTTATTATCTTGCCGCTAAGGACGCTCCGAATATCAATTCGAGGATAGCGGTTTCCGCTATCATTCAGGACGAACTCGGTCATGCGAATATCGCCTACAGGCTGCTTGAGGATATCGGCGTTGACAAGCGTCAATTGGTTTACGGGAGAGAACCGAACCAATTCAAAAATCCGTACGGATTCGATCAGCCGTTGGAAAACTGGGCTGAGATGGTGGTGGCGAACGGATTCTTCGATAGAGCGGGAATTACACTGCTTGCTGACATACACGACCATACGAGTTACGGTCCGTGGAAGCGGGCGCTCGTGAAAGTAGGGAAAGAGGAGCTGCTGCATCTAAGGCACGGCGAGACGTGGATGAAGAGGCTCTCCAGGGCGGGGGGTGAGCCAAAAAATGGGTTACAACGCGCGGTCGACTGGATGTTCCCGATGACGCTCGAATGGTTCGGGTTACCGGACGACCTTAAGAGACATAACGACCAGCTTGAGTTTAAGCTGAAGGGCTACACGAACGACGAACTCCGTCAGATCTGGATGCGCAAAACCGTCCCCCTTTGCGAAGGGATAGGTATAGATGTCCCGGCTCATTATAATAAAAAGAGCGACAGTTATGACATCGAATACGAATTTCCTATCGAGTTCGATCCGGATGATAAAAAATGGCTTTTCGACGAGCATATCACCTGGGAGAAAGTCTTCGAAAGATGGAGGGGCAGAGGACCGTATAACGAAAGGTTTGTGGAGATGATACAGGGCGATAAGAACAGCCCGTTCTCAGGATTGAATTGGCTGGCGTAA
- a CDS encoding molybdopterin-dependent oxidoreductase — protein MAIADKKSATAQTNAIEFHATVNGESVFLNTTEDKSLLDILRDDLDLTGAKRGCDIGACGSCAVIVDGRALDSCIIAAKDAVGTTIETVEGVAKNGELHPIQDAFIKTHGFQCGICTSGFIMSAKALLDKEPKPTLPQIKKAIHKNICRCTGYEQLIESVQLASGQLIEADLEKGNLKIVRSIDDEYPDGKWQGKELHVVGHSKSRIESRSRVTGEALYTADIVREGMAHGATVWSERIHAKILSIDTSKAEEVPGVLKVFTHKDITGENAYGKRLRDQQVFCDRKVRYIGDPIALVVAEERDTAYKAAKLVKVEYEDLPPVLDLEEAIKSDAPKVHEENENGNILSHYHLEKGDSEKGFEEADVIIEKRYTTQPQDHSPIEPEAAIAYHDDETGKLTVYSPGQSVFYDRLNIIRALGVPKEDVRCIQPAIGAAYGKREDIYAQIHVALASMALQRPVRIEWTREETFLATAKRTRQITDIKIGVKKNGKIVAYEGRVLGDSGAYASWSVNIMRKAGVLLTGPYEIENIKVDSYAIYTNTPFTGATRGFGAAETNFCGESILDEAAEAIGMDPLEFRKLNALKKDGKTSTNYIWDRYAPLEATLDEAAKDFNWTKRKSESNNSDSPVKKGVGVAAMWYGIGFGSGIPDTTDVIAELNKDGTVTIFVGTVDYGNGSNTTFAMMAAETLGLNMEDINVVNADTDRTKNCGSTVATKQTYTTGNAVMRACYPIRKDILSVAARISGKSEDDLDVSNGVITDSADESFKMQFKEAADRFDEFGKPRRREGIFKAGELTAPLDPKTGQGNAWYPMAFGAQMAEVEVNTKTGKVAVIDITASHYIGRAINPRAVRGQIVGGISMGVGFALYEDTDYQDGIPQALNYDKYKLMRSKNYPNVSCVVLEHDESTAPFGAIGIGEPPTIPTAAAIANAVYDAVGVRIRDLPITPDKVLRALEKNDAESG, from the coding sequence ATGGCGATAGCGGATAAGAAGAGCGCAACAGCACAAACAAACGCAATAGAATTTCATGCCACTGTCAACGGCGAATCTGTTTTTTTAAACACAACGGAAGATAAATCGTTACTCGACATTCTCCGGGACGACCTCGATCTGACAGGCGCCAAACGCGGCTGCGATATCGGAGCTTGCGGCTCCTGTGCTGTCATTGTGGACGGAAGAGCTCTTGACTCATGCATCATAGCGGCGAAAGACGCTGTCGGAACGACAATAGAAACTGTAGAGGGGGTGGCAAAAAACGGCGAGCTACACCCGATTCAAGATGCTTTCATCAAAACTCATGGATTCCAATGCGGTATTTGCACATCAGGATTTATCATGTCGGCGAAAGCTCTTCTGGACAAAGAGCCGAAACCGACACTGCCCCAAATAAAAAAGGCTATCCACAAGAACATATGCCGCTGTACCGGCTATGAACAGCTCATAGAGTCCGTGCAGCTCGCTTCAGGGCAGCTTATCGAGGCGGACCTCGAAAAGGGCAACCTCAAGATCGTTCGTTCGATAGATGATGAGTATCCCGATGGAAAATGGCAGGGGAAAGAGCTTCATGTCGTTGGTCATTCAAAATCGAGGATTGAGTCAAGGAGCCGGGTAACGGGCGAGGCGTTGTACACGGCTGACATTGTAAGAGAAGGAATGGCGCACGGGGCGACCGTCTGGAGCGAGAGAATCCACGCAAAAATACTTTCAATCGATACGAGTAAGGCGGAAGAAGTGCCGGGTGTACTCAAGGTATTTACTCATAAGGACATAACGGGAGAAAACGCTTACGGTAAGCGGCTGAGGGATCAACAGGTGTTTTGCGACCGGAAGGTCAGGTACATAGGAGACCCGATCGCGCTTGTGGTGGCGGAAGAAAGAGATACAGCTTACAAGGCTGCGAAATTGGTGAAAGTGGAGTACGAAGACCTTCCTCCGGTTTTAGACCTCGAGGAGGCGATAAAGAGCGACGCGCCGAAAGTGCACGAAGAGAACGAGAACGGCAACATACTGAGCCATTACCATCTTGAAAAGGGCGACAGTGAAAAAGGTTTTGAAGAGGCTGACGTCATAATAGAAAAGCGATACACGACTCAACCACAGGACCATTCGCCGATAGAGCCGGAAGCGGCGATAGCCTATCATGATGATGAAACCGGTAAACTCACGGTTTACTCTCCCGGGCAGTCGGTATTCTATGACAGGTTGAACATCATCCGCGCGCTCGGCGTTCCCAAAGAAGACGTACGATGTATTCAACCTGCTATCGGGGCGGCTTACGGTAAACGGGAAGACATTTACGCACAAATCCACGTTGCGCTCGCATCGATGGCGCTTCAGCGTCCGGTGCGAATCGAGTGGACGCGCGAGGAGACGTTCCTCGCCACAGCCAAGCGGACAAGGCAGATAACCGATATCAAGATAGGCGTCAAAAAGAACGGTAAAATAGTCGCCTATGAGGGAAGAGTTCTCGGAGATTCGGGCGCATATGCCTCATGGTCGGTCAACATCATGAGAAAGGCGGGCGTCCTGCTTACAGGACCGTATGAGATAGAGAATATAAAGGTCGATTCCTATGCCATTTACACCAACACGCCCTTTACAGGCGCAACGCGCGGGTTCGGCGCAGCGGAAACGAATTTCTGCGGCGAGTCGATATTGGATGAGGCGGCGGAAGCGATAGGAATGGATCCGTTAGAGTTCAGGAAATTGAACGCACTCAAAAAAGACGGGAAGACCTCGACAAACTACATATGGGACAGGTACGCGCCGTTAGAAGCGACCCTTGATGAGGCGGCGAAAGATTTCAATTGGACAAAGCGAAAGAGTGAATCGAACAATTCCGACTCGCCGGTCAAAAAAGGTGTCGGCGTCGCAGCGATGTGGTACGGAATAGGTTTCGGTTCCGGGATACCGGATACGACGGACGTTATCGCCGAACTGAATAAAGACGGAACCGTAACGATTTTCGTCGGCACCGTGGATTACGGCAACGGATCGAACACAACATTCGCGATGATGGCGGCGGAAACGCTCGGTTTGAATATGGAAGATATAAACGTTGTGAACGCCGATACCGACAGAACGAAAAACTGCGGCTCTACCGTCGCGACAAAGCAGACGTATACTACAGGTAACGCTGTCATGCGCGCCTGTTATCCGATCAGGAAAGATATACTCTCTGTTGCGGCGAGAATCAGCGGCAAGAGCGAAGACGACCTTGACGTTTCCAACGGAGTCATAACAGACTCTGCCGACGAGTCGTTCAAGATGCAGTTCAAGGAAGCGGCTGACAGGTTCGATGAATTCGGAAAACCGAGACGGAGAGAAGGGATATTCAAAGCGGGAGAACTCACGGCTCCGTTAGACCCGAAAACCGGACAGGGAAATGCCTGGTACCCGATGGCGTTTGGAGCGCAGATGGCCGAGGTGGAGGTAAATACCAAAACAGGGAAAGTCGCCGTCATAGACATCACAGCTTCTCATTATATCGGGAGAGCTATCAACCCGCGAGCGGTCAGGGGACAGATAGTCGGCGGGATTTCGATGGGAGTAGGATTTGCGTTATATGAGGATACGGATTATCAGGACGGAATACCGCAAGCGTTGAATTACGACAAATACAAACTGATGCGTTCGAAGAACTATCCGAACGTCAGCTGCGTAGTTCTCGAACATGACGAATCGACAGCGCCGTTCGGAGCGATAGGCATCGGCGAACCGCCTACGATCCCGACAGCCGCGGCGATCGCCAATGCAGTATATGATGCTGTGGGAGTTCGGATAAGGGACTTGCCTATTACTCCTGATAAGGTGTTGAGGGCGTTAGAGAAAAATGATGCAGAATCCGGTTAA